In the Malania oleifera isolate guangnan ecotype guangnan chromosome 1, ASM2987363v1, whole genome shotgun sequence genome, one interval contains:
- the LOC131144845 gene encoding LEAF RUST 10 DISEASE-RESISTANCE LOCUS RECEPTOR-LIKE PROTEIN KINASE-like 1.4 isoform X2 codes for MHPHLFPSSLLFPVIITFVLIPTSSCADERYANCSATFECANIPSIAYPFWGGNRPEYCGHPGFELACDGDSPEIKIATQYYRVLNIDNTTHTLTVARSDYWNNYCPSSLANTSLDFAIVNYAPYNQNLTLYYGCNSVLPSEISVSFTSNQFSCAINNRNLTGYLQLNVPGTTTSSILKYLSDCDYSVLVPVLQSAAEKLETSLTPLTSLVSALKGGFGVQWDANNRGCDECEASGGACGYDSGDFACYCRNGTFPTTCGDAGKKSTKWPLVIGAAVGAAAFILCVAFFVIWRRKQLAAQSKSKDLSTTPPSSNDFPRRPAHNFLQTLGSYPYTTKSDLENGSTYFGVQVFTYAELEEATDNFDSSNELGDGGFGTVYYGKLNDGREVAVKRLYERNFKRVEQFVNEVEILAHLRHQNLVTLYGCTSRRSRELLLVYEYISNGTVADHLHGNRAESGFLRWPARLSIAVETADALAYLHATDIIHRDVKTNNILLDNSFRVKVADFGLSRLFPNDMTHVSTAPQGTPGYVDPEYYHCYQLTNKSDVYSFGVVLVELISSKQAVDTNRHRQEINLANMAISKIQNSSLHELVDPCLGFETDYGVRRTVTLVAELAFRCLQQDRDLRPSMVEVVEVLRGIESHELSTRKGEVVDIGGDDVGLLRGNNILSFSPDSVVNAKWVSSSTTPNSC; via the exons atgCATCCTCATCTCTTCCCaagctctcttctcttccctgtGATCATAACCTTCGTCCTCATTCCGACGTCTTCGTGCGCCGATGAGCGATACGCGAACTGCAGCGCAACGTTTGAGTGCGCAAACATTCCGAGCATCGCATACCCTTTCTGGGGCGGCAACCGCCCCGAGTACTGCGGCCACCCTGGGTTCGAGCTGGCCTGCGACGGTGATTCGCCGGAGATCAAAATAGCGACCCAGTACTACCGAGTCCTTAATATTGATAATACAACGCACACCCTCACCGTCGCCCGATCGGATTATTGGAACAACTATTGCCCGTCGAGCTTGGCCAATACTTCCCTCGACTTCGCAATCGTCAACTACGCTCCGTATAATCAGAACCTCACTCTCTACTACGGTTGCAATTCTGTACTGCCTAGTGAGATTTCGGTATCCTTTACTTCGAATCAGTTTAGCTGTGCCATAAACAATAGGAACCTCACCGGCTACTTGCAATTAAATGTCCCCGGCACAACCACATCTTCGATTTTGAAATATCTCAGCGACTGCGATTACAGCGTCCTGGTACCGGTCTTACAGTCGGCGGCTGAGAAGTTAGAGACGAGCTTAACTCCGCTAACAAGCCTGGTTTCGGCGTTGAAGGGTGGATTTGGGGTGCAGTGGGATGCAAATAACAGGGGGTGCGATGAATGCGAGGCGTCAGGCGGAGCGTGCGGGTACGATTCCGGCGACTTCGCGTGCTATTGCAGGAATGGGACGTTTCCGACTACTTGCGGTGACGCAG GGAAGAAGTCTACGAAGTGGCCACTGGTCATCG GGGCTGCCGTGGGAGCTGCGGCGTTCATACTCTGCGTGGCATTCTTTGTTATTTGGCGAAGAAAACAACTGGCCGCTCAATCCAAAAGCAAGGACCTTTCCACCACTCCCCCGTCCAGCAATGACTTCCCCAGGCGGCCTGCCCACAATTTTCTTCAAACCCTCGGTTCTTATCCCTACACCACGAAATCTGACCTTGAAAACGGCAGCACGTACTTTGGCGTGCAGGTCTTCACCTACGCCGAACTGGAAGAAGCCACCGATAATTTCGACTCTTCTAATGAACTTGGAGATGGCGGCTTCGGTACCGTTTATTATG GCAAGCTCAATGATGGCCGCGAAGTCGCAGTTAAGCGCCTGTACGAGAGAAATTTCAAACGGGTTGAGCAGTTCGTGAACGAAGTGGAGATTCTAGCTCACTTACGGCATCAAAACCTCGTGACGCTCTACGGGTGCACCTCCAGACGAAGCCGGGAACTCCTCCTCGTCTACGAGTACATTTCAAATGGAACCGTGGCCGATCACCTCCACGGAAACAGGGCTGAATCGGGTTTCCTTAGGTGGCCAGCTCGACTAAGTATAGCCGTGGAGACGGCGGATGCGCTGGCCTACCTCCATGCGACCGACATCATCCACCGTGACGTCAAAACTAACAACATTCTCCTGGACAATAGCTTCCGCGTCAAAGTGGCGGATTTCGGCCTCTCACGACTGTTCCCCAACGACATGACTCACGTGTCGACAGCCCCGCAAGGAACGCCCGGCTACGTCGATCCCGAGTACTATCACTGCTACCAGCTCACCAACAAGAGCGATGTTTACAGCTTTGGGGTGGTTTTGGTTGAGCTTATCTCATCGAAACAAGCTGTGGACACCAACCGGCACCGACAGGAGATTAACTTGGCCAACATGGCGATTAGCAAAATCCAAAACAGTTCGCTGCACGAATTGGTTGATCCGTGTCTTGGGTTTGAAACAGATTACGGCGTGAGGAGGACAGTGACGCTGGTGGCGGAGTTGGCTTTTCGGTGCTTGCAGCAGGACAGGGATCTGAGGCCTTCGATGGTGGAAGTGGTGGAGGTTTTGAGGGGGATTGAGAGCCATGAGTTGAGTACGCGGAAGGGAGAGGTTGTGGACATTGGTGGGGATGATGTTGGGCTTTTGAGAGGGAACAATATTCTCTCGTTTTCGCCGGATTCGGTGGTGAATGCTAAGTGGGTTAGCAGCTCTACTACACCAAATTCTTGTTAG
- the LOC131144845 gene encoding LEAF RUST 10 DISEASE-RESISTANCE LOCUS RECEPTOR-LIKE PROTEIN KINASE-like 1.4 isoform X1: MNFQIFSSFLSLFSIIELLVLIRIPLCLCHVDELYSQCEKKFSCGDTIKDVGYPFWGEGQRPMKCGLPGFELICDERSKITTMPIMGVTYRVIELGYPILKIAREDVLEMPEGSCPTYLNDSILDLQHFDYHPYHDEYVNITLLYNCPAATTGEPLIEIHKPCKINDSSYTSVLPIPQPQSHARRFPKCIVGITFPIRQIDLKELGDLLGLSGVLRRGFEVMCKLKEDEKNACEECMQSNGLCGYDYHSNQTACVCPNPPYFSDTKCAASTEPKGKKSTKWPLVIGAAVGAAAFILCVAFFVIWRRKQLAAQSKSKDLSTTPPSSNDFPRRPAHNFLQTLGSYPYTTKSDLENGSTYFGVQVFTYAELEEATDNFDSSNELGDGGFGTVYYGKLNDGREVAVKRLYERNFKRVEQFVNEVEILAHLRHQNLVTLYGCTSRRSRELLLVYEYISNGTVADHLHGNRAESGFLRWPARLSIAVETADALAYLHATDIIHRDVKTNNILLDNSFRVKVADFGLSRLFPNDMTHVSTAPQGTPGYVDPEYYHCYQLTNKSDVYSFGVVLVELISSKQAVDTNRHRQEINLANMAISKIQNSSLHELVDPCLGFETDYGVRRTVTLVAELAFRCLQQDRDLRPSMVEVVEVLRGIESHELSTRKGEVVDIGGDDVGLLRGNNILSFSPDSVVNAKWVSSSTTPNSC, from the exons ATGAATTTCCAGATCTTTTCTTCgtttctctccctcttctctatCATTGAACTATTGGTTCTCATTCGAATTCCTCTATGTTTATGCCACGTCGATGAATTATACAGCCAGTGCGAAAAAAAGTTCAGCTGTGGCGACACTATCAAGGATGTGGGTTATCCTTTCTGGGGAGAGGGTCAAAGGCCCATGAAATGTGGGCTTCCAGGATTTGAGCTCATTTGCGATGAGAGAAGTAAAATCACCACCATGCCCATCATGGGAGTTACATACCGGGTCATCGAACTGGGGTATCCAATTCTTAAAATTGCAAGAGAAGACGTGTTGGAGATGCCGGAGGGAAGTTGTCCAACATATCTAAACGATTCCATCCTTGATTTGCAGCACTTCGATTATCATCCTTATCATGATGAGTACGTAAACATTACCCTGTTGTACAACTGCCCTGCTGCAACTACTGGCGAACCCCTTATTGAAATTCACAAACCTTGCAAAATCAATGATTCTAGTTATACCAGCGTTTTGCCAATACCCCAACCCCAAAGCCATGCTCGACGTTTTCCTAAGTGCATCGTTGGCATCACCTTTCCAATTCGACAGATTGACCTTAAAGAACTGGGGGATCTACTGGGATTGAGTGGAGTACTGCGACGTGGGTTCGAGGTGATGTGTAAATTGAAGGAGGATGAGAAGAACGCATGTGAGGAGTGCATGCAATCAAATGGGCTATGTGGATACGATTACCACTCCAATCAAACCGCTTGCGTTTGTCCCAACCCGCCCTATTTTTCTGACACTAAATGCGCTGCCTCAACAGAGCCCAAAG GGAAGAAGTCTACGAAGTGGCCACTGGTCATCG GGGCTGCCGTGGGAGCTGCGGCGTTCATACTCTGCGTGGCATTCTTTGTTATTTGGCGAAGAAAACAACTGGCCGCTCAATCCAAAAGCAAGGACCTTTCCACCACTCCCCCGTCCAGCAATGACTTCCCCAGGCGGCCTGCCCACAATTTTCTTCAAACCCTCGGTTCTTATCCCTACACCACGAAATCTGACCTTGAAAACGGCAGCACGTACTTTGGCGTGCAGGTCTTCACCTACGCCGAACTGGAAGAAGCCACCGATAATTTCGACTCTTCTAATGAACTTGGAGATGGCGGCTTCGGTACCGTTTATTATG GCAAGCTCAATGATGGCCGCGAAGTCGCAGTTAAGCGCCTGTACGAGAGAAATTTCAAACGGGTTGAGCAGTTCGTGAACGAAGTGGAGATTCTAGCTCACTTACGGCATCAAAACCTCGTGACGCTCTACGGGTGCACCTCCAGACGAAGCCGGGAACTCCTCCTCGTCTACGAGTACATTTCAAATGGAACCGTGGCCGATCACCTCCACGGAAACAGGGCTGAATCGGGTTTCCTTAGGTGGCCAGCTCGACTAAGTATAGCCGTGGAGACGGCGGATGCGCTGGCCTACCTCCATGCGACCGACATCATCCACCGTGACGTCAAAACTAACAACATTCTCCTGGACAATAGCTTCCGCGTCAAAGTGGCGGATTTCGGCCTCTCACGACTGTTCCCCAACGACATGACTCACGTGTCGACAGCCCCGCAAGGAACGCCCGGCTACGTCGATCCCGAGTACTATCACTGCTACCAGCTCACCAACAAGAGCGATGTTTACAGCTTTGGGGTGGTTTTGGTTGAGCTTATCTCATCGAAACAAGCTGTGGACACCAACCGGCACCGACAGGAGATTAACTTGGCCAACATGGCGATTAGCAAAATCCAAAACAGTTCGCTGCACGAATTGGTTGATCCGTGTCTTGGGTTTGAAACAGATTACGGCGTGAGGAGGACAGTGACGCTGGTGGCGGAGTTGGCTTTTCGGTGCTTGCAGCAGGACAGGGATCTGAGGCCTTCGATGGTGGAAGTGGTGGAGGTTTTGAGGGGGATTGAGAGCCATGAGTTGAGTACGCGGAAGGGAGAGGTTGTGGACATTGGTGGGGATGATGTTGGGCTTTTGAGAGGGAACAATATTCTCTCGTTTTCGCCGGATTCGGTGGTGAATGCTAAGTGGGTTAGCAGCTCTACTACACCAAATTCTTGTTAG
- the LOC131144845 gene encoding LEAF RUST 10 DISEASE-RESISTANCE LOCUS RECEPTOR-LIKE PROTEIN KINASE-like 1.4 isoform X3: MHTATLSHSFFFLHLPTALILISCHLPKSLSGNSTSSNCTRTFACGSIPAITYPFSTLDQPEHCGPPAFRLSCWDDFPELTIMSVRYRVLRLDQTQKTLTMARLDLWNNTCPKEYTNSTLNFTFFNYGGDNENLTLFYNCSPTDERLYNQFSCNTNSNSSYSYSLVGPVPTDPIFNDVVNCSVSLTVPILRSTVGKLGHNRTVLRDVLMEGFNVNYTDPYESRCLECYGAGRQCGFDSKLGDFACFCGDRHCPISGKKSTKWPLVIGAAVGAAAFILCVAFFVIWRRKQLAAQSKSKDLSTTPPSSNDFPRRPAHNFLQTLGSYPYTTKSDLENGSTYFGVQVFTYAELEEATDNFDSSNELGDGGFGTVYYGKLNDGREVAVKRLYERNFKRVEQFVNEVEILAHLRHQNLVTLYGCTSRRSRELLLVYEYISNGTVADHLHGNRAESGFLRWPARLSIAVETADALAYLHATDIIHRDVKTNNILLDNSFRVKVADFGLSRLFPNDMTHVSTAPQGTPGYVDPEYYHCYQLTNKSDVYSFGVVLVELISSKQAVDTNRHRQEINLANMAISKIQNSSLHELVDPCLGFETDYGVRRTVTLVAELAFRCLQQDRDLRPSMVEVVEVLRGIESHELSTRKGEVVDIGGDDVGLLRGNNILSFSPDSVVNAKWVSSSTTPNSC, translated from the exons ATGCATACCGCCACTCTTTCTCactccttcttcttcctccacCTCCCCACGGCCCTCATCCTCATCTCTTGCCACCTTCCTAAGTCACTTTCCGGTAACTCAACCTCCTCGAACTGCACACGCACCTTCGCATGCGGCTCTATCCCAGCCATTACCTACCCTTTCTCCACCTTGGACCAGCCAGAGCACTGCGGCCCACCGGCGTTCCGTCTGAGTTGCTGGGATGATTTCCCCGAGCTGACTATCATGTCCGTAAGATACCGAGTTCTTCGACTCGATCAGACTCAAAAAACCCTCACCATGGCCAGGTTAGACCTTTGGAACAACACTTGCCCGAAAGAGTATACTAATTCCACTCTCAATTTTACCTTCTTCAACTATGGTGGGGACAACGAAAACCTCACCTTATTCTACAATTGTTCCCCTACAGACGAGCGGCTTTATAACCAGTTTAGTTGTAATACGAACTCCAACTCCAGTTATTCTTACTCCCTAGTTGGACCTGTACCCACTGATCCGATCTTTAATGACGTCGTTAATTGTTCGGTTAGCTTGACCGTACCCATTCTCCGATCAACAGTCGGTAAGCTTGGCCATAATCGAACAGTTCTCAGGGATGTTTTGATGGAAGGTTTCAATGTGAACTATACCGATCCATATGAGAGTCGGTGTTTGGAGTGTTATGGTGCTGGCCGGCAATGTGGTTTTGACTCAAAATTGGGTGATTTTGCCTGCTTTTGCGGGGATCGTCATTGTCCCATTTCAG GGAAGAAGTCTACGAAGTGGCCACTGGTCATCG GGGCTGCCGTGGGAGCTGCGGCGTTCATACTCTGCGTGGCATTCTTTGTTATTTGGCGAAGAAAACAACTGGCCGCTCAATCCAAAAGCAAGGACCTTTCCACCACTCCCCCGTCCAGCAATGACTTCCCCAGGCGGCCTGCCCACAATTTTCTTCAAACCCTCGGTTCTTATCCCTACACCACGAAATCTGACCTTGAAAACGGCAGCACGTACTTTGGCGTGCAGGTCTTCACCTACGCCGAACTGGAAGAAGCCACCGATAATTTCGACTCTTCTAATGAACTTGGAGATGGCGGCTTCGGTACCGTTTATTATG GCAAGCTCAATGATGGCCGCGAAGTCGCAGTTAAGCGCCTGTACGAGAGAAATTTCAAACGGGTTGAGCAGTTCGTGAACGAAGTGGAGATTCTAGCTCACTTACGGCATCAAAACCTCGTGACGCTCTACGGGTGCACCTCCAGACGAAGCCGGGAACTCCTCCTCGTCTACGAGTACATTTCAAATGGAACCGTGGCCGATCACCTCCACGGAAACAGGGCTGAATCGGGTTTCCTTAGGTGGCCAGCTCGACTAAGTATAGCCGTGGAGACGGCGGATGCGCTGGCCTACCTCCATGCGACCGACATCATCCACCGTGACGTCAAAACTAACAACATTCTCCTGGACAATAGCTTCCGCGTCAAAGTGGCGGATTTCGGCCTCTCACGACTGTTCCCCAACGACATGACTCACGTGTCGACAGCCCCGCAAGGAACGCCCGGCTACGTCGATCCCGAGTACTATCACTGCTACCAGCTCACCAACAAGAGCGATGTTTACAGCTTTGGGGTGGTTTTGGTTGAGCTTATCTCATCGAAACAAGCTGTGGACACCAACCGGCACCGACAGGAGATTAACTTGGCCAACATGGCGATTAGCAAAATCCAAAACAGTTCGCTGCACGAATTGGTTGATCCGTGTCTTGGGTTTGAAACAGATTACGGCGTGAGGAGGACAGTGACGCTGGTGGCGGAGTTGGCTTTTCGGTGCTTGCAGCAGGACAGGGATCTGAGGCCTTCGATGGTGGAAGTGGTGGAGGTTTTGAGGGGGATTGAGAGCCATGAGTTGAGTACGCGGAAGGGAGAGGTTGTGGACATTGGTGGGGATGATGTTGGGCTTTTGAGAGGGAACAATATTCTCTCGTTTTCGCCGGATTCGGTGGTGAATGCTAAGTGGGTTAGCAGCTCTACTACACCAAATTCTTGTTAG